TTAAGCTTAGATAACAATATTATTGAAGAATTATCTGGTAATATCTTTGAAACAGACTTGCAAAACATATCTTTAAGGCACAATAAAATTCAGAAAATCAATGATTTTGACTTGGTTTTATCAAGCTATACTAAAAGTATTGATTTAAGTCATAATCAGTTGAGTCAAAAATTTAATATTAGTAATTTTAGTAGGCTTAAAAAATTTGATTTGAGTCATAATAAGTTTAAATCTTTTCCAATTATTGCAAATAATAGTAGCACTTTTATTGAAGAAATTATTCTTAATGATAATGCTATTCAAGGTGAAATAGATCTTTTAAATTTTAGTAAATTAACAAATGTAAATTTAAATAATAATCAACTTTCACTTGTTCCGCGTTTTGACATGTACCAAGCAGATGGAGTTGTTTCTTTAAAAAATAACAAGTTTACAAATTTTGCAAAGTACCAAGGTGTGAAAACTTTATCTGTTGCTAGTTCGATTGATCTTTCTAATAATCAAATTACATCAATGCTGCATTTTCCTGGTTATGTTAGGAAAAAATTAAATTTGGAAAATAATTTATTAGCAGAAATTTCATATAATACTTTTAATGGTAATTTGATTTCAAATACGCCTAGTGGATTTGAAGTAAATTTAAAAAATAATCGTATTGTTAAAATAGACTGTAAATTTTTTAACGCACACATGACAAGCAATCGAAATATTTTATTAGAAGGGAATCCTGGTTTTCCAAGCTTTGGTCTTAATATAACTGAATCCGCTCCTGGTTATCAACATTGTCTAAAATAAAACGTTAACACTCAGAAATTCAGTTTTTAAATTCAAATGATTTACTGATTTTTAAAGCAGAGTTGGCAAGCAACCCAGCTGCCAACTCAACCCCATCCCAACAACGTCTTTCCCATAACCTTTTTTAAAATGCGTCATGACGAGGGAGTGAAGACAAATGTTTTTAAATAATTTTTTGCTGTCACCTTTTCTCTAGCGTTGAGTGTCGCAAAACGGGATGGGATAAAAAAATAATTAATAATTTTAATATTATATATTGTTAAAATTAAAAAAAAGGCCATTTGGAAAAAAGGCCTTTAAATTAAAACTATGAGAAGCAATAAAAAAAATTTAGTTAATTTCTAAAGACTTTTTAAAAAAAGATTTTGCAGAACTTAAATTCTTTTTATCTCGCATACAGATGCTTAACGTTGCATCATGGCGATCGCACGCGCGATACATGTACTTCCAGCTTCCGTTGCATTTTATGTATGATTCTTCTACTTCATAGTTGGGAATACGTTTACGATTTTTTTTCTCAATTTTGTCGCCAAACTTTTGAACCCATTCATAGATTGTTTTATGAGAAACTTCAACACCATGTGCAAGCATTTTTTCAGATACTGAGCGAAAAGTCATATTATTTTGAAAATAAAATTGAACAGCTGTTTCAATAACTGCCCATGGATAGCGGTGTTGTTTGTCAATTCTTTCTTTAATTGCCATTAAAAAGCTCCTTGGAAATAACGAAATTCGTATTTGTTCACGTCTCTTAGAAAAAAGTAACGTAACAGTAAATTTTGATATATCAAATGTTTTTTAGAGGCAAGAGTTTATTTCTATTATTTTTTTAGAAAATTATTTGCAAAGAAGCGCAACACACTAAGAGATTACAAGAGCGTCAGATACAGTATTAATATCAAGTATTTGGGCGAACTGAGCACTCATTCCAATCCAACGTTCAATTTCTGGTTTCACCATTCCAACAAGCACATAGCAAGCATCTTTTGAGTGATCGTGAACAGCAAGTAGGGTTGCATCTTCAACATGTTTCGCAATTAAGTCAAGTTGCCTTAAAAAAACTTGCGCATTAGCTTCTAACTGTTCAGGATCTTTGTTTAAAAGATAAATTGGACGAGCGCCTAATGATAAAAATAAATTGCAATCATTTAAAAGTATCTCTAAGTTTTTTTCATAATCTTTTCCAGATTCCCATAACTGCAAAGTGACAACTTTGAGATCATGAACAAGTAATCCAGCCATATCAATAGCAACTTGAAGACTTTCATAAGAAAGTTGCTGAGGGGTATCAAGCTTAACATCGATAGTATCTTCGACTTCTAATTTTATGCGATGAAATTCTGGATTTTCAAGATCAATGGCACTATTATTAATGCTTAATGCAGTGACTGCGCTATTATTTTTTTCAGCTATTGCATCCAATTTATTGATGAGATTTGAAAGTGTATCAATACTTTGTAGTGGTGGGACTCTCTTTCCATTTATTCTCACATCAGCCATTATAGCTCCTCCTTGACGACAAAAAATTATTAAGCAGGTTTCTTTTGATTTTCTGTTTTTTGAATTTGTGCAATAAGACTGTGTGCTCTGCTATTCATAGGATCAAGTGCTAAAATATTTTCCATGAGCTGCAATGCGGCGTCTTTTTGTCCAGTTTTAAAGGCAACGGTGCCAAGTGTGTAAATCATATTGACATCGTGAGGATGCATTCCAATATATCTCACCAATACACGTTCTAAGTCTGCAAATTCTTCTAATTCAAATGATAATTTTACAAGATTAAAGATGGCAACAGTATTGTCTGCCTTCAAATGGCATGCGCGAACAGTCCAAGAAAGAGATTCTTTCAGTTCGTTTAAGCCTTCAAACGCCAAACCTAATCCTAAACTTGCCATGTCGTCATTGGGTGCCAGGCTAACAGCCTTTTGAAATTGTGGAACGGCAACATTGTAATTGTTTCGTTGTAATGCCACTGTACCTAAGCCGATAAAGCATTTTGCGCAATAAGGATCGAGTTCTAATGCTTTTGTATAATTTGCAACGCCACTGTCTAAATCACCAAGTTTGGTAAAGCAATCACCAATTAATCGATAAAGATTACCTTGTTGTACAACAGATAGTCCGGGTTTTTGAAATGCTTGAGATATTAAATTAATGGCATCAATATATTGTCTTGCAATGACCATTTCTTCTACTTGTTGAATTAATTTAGATGTGTTTTCTGATTCAATAATTGGTGTATTAGCAATTAGTGTTTTAAAAATTTCTGTAATTTCATTTGTTGTTTTTTCAAAGGGAAACTCATTTGCAATCGCTTTTTTAATAGCATTTTTAACACTGGACACTTTGTCTTGTTTTTCGATTGTTTCTTGCATTAAACGGGCAAGACTATGAATACTTCCCGCAGAAAATGTTTTATAAAATCGACTAACCCATTCTCCAATCCAATTATTGCCATTAGAAATAGTGATGATTTCTGATGATAAGGCGCATAACACATCATAAGTGCTATCTAAAAATTTAAGTGCATTGCCATTTACAGGAGAAATTGGGGCATGAATCACCGCGTCACATAAAGAAATAACAGTAGAAAATTGATTGCCAACAATTTCTTTTAATCCCTCTCCATTAGGATTTAAAAAATACACATGGTCATCAAGACCCATTTCCACAACACTTTGTCGAATGTCAGCACCTGCAGATCCGGTGCCACAAAAGCACAAGCGTGCCCGACCTTGAAAAGAAGGGTTACTTTGTAATAGATTTTTAAAAGCAAATGCCGAATCGAGGGCACCCGACTCGATTTCAAGGGGACCTAAATGAAAAAATATAAAATCTGTTTCCGGTAATCCAAGAGCTGCGCGAAGTTCAATTCTTCGCATCGTAGATAATTCTGAAGAATAGCGCTTGGGATTGATAGTTCTTGGCACTCTTCTAATTCTTTGGGAACTCACGTCTTCCAAATAAGACCAAGTTGCTCCATCTTTATCAAAACATAAAATGATATCCGAATTTTTTAGCACTTCTTTTCTGACTGTCCGTTCTCTCGCGATATGTGGTAAGGGAGAACCATTTGGTGATCGTGTGCCTAGGTTTGCATGAGGAGGGCGTGGTGCATTTTGCCAAATGACCAACCGAGCTTGATTTATTCTTTTTACTTTAGACGCTTGATAACTTGCTAATGAGTTTTCTCCTAATGAAACGATAACAGAGTATTGCTCGAG
This region of Spirobacillus cienkowskii genomic DNA includes:
- a CDS encoding DDE-type integrase/transposase/recombinase — encoded protein: MAIKERIDKQHRYPWAVIETAVQFYFQNNMTFRSVSEKMLAHGVEVSHKTIYEWVQKFGDKIEKKNRKRIPNYEVEESYIKCNGSWKYMYRACDRHDATLSICMRDKKNLSSAKSFFKKSLEIN
- a CDS encoding tetratricopeptide repeat protein — encoded protein: MTKSCSLESIVKNAQTWGPEQLMAYIEGDMGKKIAEIQAKHNVQEVQKSKKIAFVAPQLPHPCELEIWNSCVQKLGLEGSLYTNIHEEKAFIHFARHLHASNTPLYLTCYTLDSMHENKTFLSGIEKELEQYSVIVSLGENSLASYQASKVKRINQARLVIWQNAPRPPHANLGTRSPNGSPLPHIARERTVRKEVLKNSDIILCFDKDGATWSYLEDVSSQRIRRVPRTINPKRYSSELSTMRRIELRAALGLPETDFIFFHLGPLEIESGALDSAFAFKNLLQSNPSFQGRARLCFCGTGSAGADIRQSVVEMGLDDHVYFLNPNGEGLKEIVGNQFSTVISLCDAVIHAPISPVNGNALKFLDSTYDVLCALSSEIITISNGNNWIGEWVSRFYKTFSAGSIHSLARLMQETIEKQDKVSSVKNAIKKAIANEFPFEKTTNEITEIFKTLIANTPIIESENTSKLIQQVEEMVIARQYIDAINLISQAFQKPGLSVVQQGNLYRLIGDCFTKLGDLDSGVANYTKALELDPYCAKCFIGLGTVALQRNNYNVAVPQFQKAVSLAPNDDMASLGLGLAFEGLNELKESLSWTVRACHLKADNTVAIFNLVKLSFELEEFADLERVLVRYIGMHPHDVNMIYTLGTVAFKTGQKDAALQLMENILALDPMNSRAHSLIAQIQKTENQKKPA